In a genomic window of Methylobacter sp. YRD-M1:
- a CDS encoding sulfurtransferase TusA family protein — translation MIEFNLELDASGLNCPLPLLRLKKTLTEMTSGDVVKVIATDPAAHLDFGVYSDQTGNQIIKFIRESERQIFYIKKK, via the coding sequence ATGATTGAATTTAACCTCGAATTAGATGCCAGCGGCTTAAATTGCCCTCTGCCTTTATTGCGCCTGAAAAAAACACTGACGGAGATGACCAGCGGAGATGTTGTCAAGGTAATCGCGACAGATCCCGCTGCACATTTGGATTTTGGCGTTTATTCTGACCAGACAGGCAATCAAATTATCAAATTTATAAGAGAATCGGAAAGACAGATTTTTTACATCAAGAAGAAATGA
- a CDS encoding argininosuccinate synthase, giving the protein MSEINKVVLAYSGGLDTSVILKWLQDVYSCEVVTFTADLGQGEEVEPARAKAQALGIKEIYIEDLREDFARDYVFPMFRANTIYEGEYLLGTSIARPLIAKRLIEIANETGASAIAHGATGKGNDQVRFELGAYALRPDIRVIAPWREWDLTSRQKLLDYAEKHGIPVEMKKGKASPYSMDANLLHISYEGRILENPWTEPEEDMWRWTVSPEAAPDQPVYIELTYRQGDIVAIDDVPHTPAEVLQKLNKIAGENGIGRLDIVENRYVGMKSRGCYETPAGTVMLRAHRAIESITLDREVAHLKDELMPRYASLIYNGYWWSPERKMLQQMIDASQEHVNGKVRLKLYKGNVIVVGRQSETDSLFDESIATFEEDGGAYNQKDAEGFIKLNALRMRIAAKRNR; this is encoded by the coding sequence ATGTCGGAAATCAATAAAGTAGTACTGGCTTATTCCGGGGGTTTGGATACTTCCGTCATTCTCAAATGGTTACAGGATGTCTATTCTTGTGAAGTTGTCACTTTCACTGCCGATTTAGGTCAGGGCGAAGAGGTTGAGCCGGCCCGGGCCAAAGCGCAGGCGCTGGGCATTAAGGAAATCTACATTGAAGATCTGCGCGAGGATTTCGCACGCGATTATGTTTTTCCGATGTTCAGAGCTAACACGATTTATGAAGGCGAATATCTGCTCGGCACATCAATTGCCCGTCCTTTAATCGCCAAACGCCTCATCGAAATCGCCAACGAAACGGGTGCCAGCGCGATCGCTCATGGCGCAACCGGCAAAGGCAACGATCAGGTGCGTTTCGAGTTAGGCGCTTATGCTTTGCGTCCTGATATCCGAGTTATCGCACCTTGGCGCGAATGGGATTTAACTTCCCGGCAAAAGCTGCTGGACTATGCCGAAAAGCATGGCATTCCAGTTGAAATGAAGAAAGGCAAAGCATCGCCTTATTCAATGGATGCCAATCTGCTGCATATTTCCTATGAAGGCCGTATTCTGGAAAACCCCTGGACCGAGCCTGAGGAAGATATGTGGCGCTGGACTGTATCCCCTGAAGCAGCTCCTGATCAGCCGGTTTACATCGAATTGACTTATCGTCAGGGTGATATTGTTGCGATTGACGATGTTCCTCATACGCCTGCAGAAGTCTTGCAGAAATTAAACAAAATAGCCGGCGAGAATGGCATAGGCCGTCTCGATATCGTTGAAAACCGTTATGTCGGCATGAAATCGCGCGGTTGCTATGAGACGCCGGCCGGCACGGTCATGCTGAGAGCGCATCGTGCGATTGAGTCAATAACATTGGATCGCGAAGTGGCGCATTTAAAGGATGAGTTAATGCCGCGTTATGCTTCGCTGATTTATAACGGTTACTGGTGGAGTCCAGAGCGCAAAATGTTGCAGCAAATGATTGACGCGTCTCAGGAGCATGTTAACGGTAAAGTCAGACTGAAGCTCTACAAAGGCAATGTGATCGTAGTCGGTCGTCAGTCTGAAACAGACAGCCTGTTCGATGAGAGTATTGCCACGTTCGAAGAAGATGGCGGCGCTTATAATCAGAAAGATGCCGAAGGTTTCATCAAACTGAATGCATTGAGAATGAGAATAGCGGCTAAAAGAAACCGCTAA
- a CDS encoding ABC transporter substrate-binding protein: MMKNMASTTADCLLILRASFVRTIGVLLSVSVLVLFQAGEARAEESRGILILNSNSAVKNYELAQAAFAANSAGIKAQINLGNSSNDIDTVRERIRQVNPDAIYAIGSKAYLLAHDIAEDKKIIFSSVLNWQRLPMSKHSYGVSNELSPGMQLMTYRYLFPKLKKIGIIYSEKFNKEWLSAAAETAADVGMEIVSIAIAEPAELISALEKLLPEVDALWLISDPVVLTDQESALEIFSRSATMKKPVIAYAEIFSTLGATLVISADISTMGLQAATLSRDLLEHKEVLQSVVDPAGSYIMLNMKKVKEYGLDLNNEALGSVNQIIE; this comes from the coding sequence ATGATGAAAAATATGGCAAGCACTACTGCAGACTGTCTTTTAATCTTGCGAGCATCATTCGTCAGGACAATAGGCGTGCTATTGTCTGTTTCAGTGTTGGTATTATTTCAGGCAGGTGAAGCGAGGGCAGAAGAAAGCAGAGGCATATTGATTCTTAATTCGAACTCCGCAGTAAAAAATTACGAATTGGCTCAAGCAGCGTTTGCAGCAAATTCGGCAGGAATAAAGGCCCAAATAAATCTTGGGAATAGTTCAAACGATATCGATACAGTCCGAGAGCGGATTCGGCAAGTCAATCCTGACGCAATTTATGCAATAGGTTCAAAAGCCTACTTGTTGGCACATGATATTGCGGAAGATAAAAAAATAATTTTTTCATCCGTGCTGAATTGGCAGCGTTTGCCAATGAGTAAGCATTCTTATGGTGTTTCCAACGAGTTATCGCCGGGTATGCAGTTGATGACTTATCGTTATCTTTTCCCGAAGCTGAAAAAGATCGGCATCATCTATAGCGAGAAATTTAACAAGGAATGGCTGTCGGCGGCAGCCGAAACCGCAGCAGATGTGGGCATGGAAATCGTTAGCATAGCCATTGCCGAACCGGCAGAGCTGATTTCTGCCTTGGAAAAACTTTTGCCGGAAGTGGATGCTCTATGGCTTATTTCCGATCCAGTCGTCCTTACTGATCAAGAATCTGCGCTTGAAATCTTTAGCCGTAGCGCGACGATGAAAAAGCCGGTCATTGCTTATGCTGAAATATTTTCTACATTGGGCGCAACGCTGGTGATATCGGCTGATATTTCCACGATGGGCCTGCAGGCGGCAACTCTGTCGAGAGATTTGCTGGAGCATAAAGAGGTTTTACAATCCGTGGTTGATCCCGCCGGTTCTTATATTATGCTCAACATGAAGAAAGTGAAGG
- the cysG gene encoding siroheme synthase CysG, with the protein MDYFPIFIQIKDQNCLVVGAGEVAARKIDLLARADAKITVIANEIGSAVANLKESHNLNILKKTFSPADLHGFRLVVSATDNADTNKLVAKTAAEQNIPVNVVDSPELCSFIFPAIIDRSPVIAAVSSGGASPVLARLLRAKIESLIPPAYGRLAHIAEKFRLRAKEVIKEPAQRRIFWENTLQGSVAELIFSGKEQEAEQKLEQTLINQKENVNVGEVYLVGAGPGAADLLTFRALRLMQQADVVVYDRLVSPEILDLARRDSEKIYVGKQRHNHALPQESINILLADLAKAGKRVVRLKGGDPFIFGRGGEEIETLMQQGINFQVVPGITAASGCATYAGIPLTHRDHAQSCTFVTGHLKDNSINLNWKQLAAPNQTIVIYMGLVGLEKICQSLIEHGSPKDLPVALVQQGTTANQRVITGTLDSLPGLVAGQDIKPPTLIIIGTVVTLHDKLDWFHAEHFS; encoded by the coding sequence ATGGATTATTTTCCAATTTTCATACAAATTAAAGACCAGAATTGTCTCGTTGTCGGTGCTGGCGAAGTCGCCGCTCGCAAAATTGATTTATTGGCTCGAGCCGATGCAAAAATCACTGTTATCGCCAATGAAATCGGCAGCGCCGTTGCCAATCTGAAAGAATCTCATAATCTGAACATACTGAAGAAAACTTTTTCCCCAGCCGACCTGCATGGATTCAGACTGGTCGTATCGGCTACCGACAATGCTGATACGAATAAATTAGTTGCCAAAACAGCTGCTGAACAAAATATCCCCGTGAACGTGGTTGATAGCCCCGAACTCTGCAGCTTCATCTTTCCTGCCATTATAGATCGTTCGCCTGTCATTGCCGCGGTATCATCCGGCGGCGCTTCGCCGGTTTTAGCCAGACTGCTTCGAGCTAAAATAGAAAGCCTGATTCCGCCGGCTTATGGCCGACTGGCTCATATTGCCGAAAAATTCAGATTGCGCGCTAAAGAAGTCATTAAGGAACCGGCTCAACGCAGGATTTTCTGGGAAAATACATTACAAGGCTCCGTTGCCGAATTAATTTTCTCAGGCAAAGAACAGGAAGCTGAACAGAAGCTCGAGCAGACGCTCATTAATCAGAAAGAAAATGTTAATGTTGGCGAGGTTTATCTGGTCGGAGCCGGACCTGGCGCAGCCGATTTGTTGACTTTCCGCGCCTTAAGGTTAATGCAACAGGCTGACGTGGTCGTCTACGACCGATTGGTCTCGCCCGAGATCCTCGATTTAGCCCGTCGAGATTCGGAAAAAATCTATGTCGGCAAACAACGCCATAACCATGCGCTCCCGCAGGAATCCATCAACATTCTGCTGGCGGATTTGGCGAAAGCAGGCAAACGCGTGGTCCGACTAAAAGGCGGCGACCCTTTTATTTTCGGCCGCGGCGGCGAAGAAATAGAGACCCTTATGCAACAGGGAATTAATTTTCAGGTTGTGCCAGGCATTACCGCCGCTTCAGGCTGCGCCACATATGCCGGCATCCCGCTGACGCATAGAGATCATGCCCAGTCCTGCACCTTCGTGACTGGCCATCTAAAAGACAACTCCATCAATCTGAACTGGAAACAATTGGCGGCTCCCAATCAAACCATTGTCATCTATATGGGACTGGTCGGACTGGAAAAAATCTGTCAATCTTTAATTGAACACGGCAGCCCTAAAGACTTGCCGGTCGCCTTGGTGCAACAAGGCACCACAGCCAACCAACGGGTTATTACCGGCACATTGGATTCCTTGCCCGGTTTGGTGGCCGGCCAGGACATCAAACCTCCAACATTGATCATTATTGGTACTGTCGTGACATTGCACGACAAACTGGATTGGTTTCATGCGGAGCATTTTTCTTGA
- a CDS encoding PhnD/SsuA/transferrin family substrate-binding protein translates to MRYEKFGISAIFTMPSVIRFLALAISALFLIITSPIGYSEPETNASLDSNTLYFYNSETNINNYVSLKIAFDTYLAKFGAFHFQPFSDKDTFEKTLIEKQDGGFLLSSWHYRILQKKIPMTPVLVGVSHGKSTQRKVLSAKNQINKVELLKGGKIASAATEAYTRTILNQILGGKSAEILAQVKLILVPKDIDALMAVGFGMADAALTTEDSLENLAKINQKQYSMLTRLGASEKQFLTLAVVPKKTAMNSAALLEILEGMSKATEGESKLRMLGLDGWRKLTQSELKELEP, encoded by the coding sequence ATGCGCTATGAGAAATTCGGAATATCCGCGATTTTCACGATGCCTTCAGTCATCAGATTTTTAGCGCTTGCCATTTCTGCACTATTCCTGATTATCACCAGCCCTATAGGGTACTCCGAACCTGAAACTAATGCTTCCTTAGACAGCAATACACTGTATTTTTATAATTCGGAGACAAATATAAACAATTATGTTTCATTGAAGATCGCATTTGATACCTATCTTGCAAAATTTGGGGCTTTCCATTTTCAGCCGTTCAGCGACAAAGATACTTTTGAGAAAACTCTTATAGAGAAGCAAGACGGAGGTTTTTTACTTTCCAGCTGGCACTACCGTATTTTACAAAAAAAAATACCGATGACGCCGGTTTTGGTGGGGGTGTCGCATGGTAAATCGACTCAGCGCAAGGTTCTGTCTGCAAAAAATCAAATTAATAAAGTCGAGTTATTAAAGGGTGGAAAAATTGCTTCGGCAGCTACTGAAGCCTATACCCGAACCATTCTTAACCAGATTCTGGGCGGGAAAAGTGCAGAAATTCTTGCACAGGTAAAGTTGATTCTGGTGCCGAAAGATATTGATGCCTTGATGGCAGTAGGCTTTGGCATGGCCGATGCCGCTTTAACCACAGAAGACAGTCTTGAAAATCTCGCGAAAATTAATCAGAAACAGTACAGCATGTTGACTCGTTTGGGAGCAAGCGAAAAACAATTTCTCACGTTGGCTGTGGTGCCGAAAAAAACGGCTATGAATAGCGCTGCCTTGCTTGAAATTTTAGAGGGCATGAGCAAAGCCACTGAAGGAGAAAGTAAGTTGAGAATGCTTGGCCTTGATGGTTGGCGAAAGCTTACTCAGTCTGAGCTCAAGGAGCTTGAGCCCTAG
- a CDS encoding YgaP family membrane protein, producing the protein MTIDRVVFAVAGSFILISLLLAHLHSENWLWFTAFVGANLFQSAFTGFCPLAMILKKLGIKPGCAF; encoded by the coding sequence ATGACTATTGATCGCGTAGTGTTTGCCGTAGCAGGTAGTTTTATTCTGATCAGCCTGCTGCTGGCGCATTTGCATTCTGAAAACTGGCTGTGGTTTACGGCGTTTGTTGGGGCGAATTTATTTCAATCCGCTTTCACCGGTTTTTGCCCATTAGCCATGATATTGAAAAAGCTGGGCATCAAGCCCGGCTGCGCTTTTTAA
- a CDS encoding c-type cytochrome, whose translation MKKSLGSLAGVALIALSSQAFASEDVEIGQKIYERAFGRGCGTCHDIASNPQLFDLVKSGKLDRAKFEQVIKEGKGGMPKAMDAIMAVGPVKKAGYGEDQALDALYKYLGSK comes from the coding sequence ATGAAAAAATCATTAGGTTCATTGGCAGGCGTTGCTTTAATCGCTTTAAGTTCACAAGCATTCGCTTCAGAAGATGTCGAAATCGGTCAAAAAATCTATGAGCGCGCTTTCGGCCGTGGTTGCGGCACTTGCCATGACATCGCATCAAACCCACAACTGTTCGACTTAGTTAAATCCGGCAAACTGGACAGAGCAAAATTCGAACAAGTTATTAAAGAAGGCAAAGGCGGCATGCCAAAAGCTATGGACGCTATCATGGCTGTTGGCCCTGTTAAAAAAGCTGGTTACGGCGAAGATCAAGCGCTTGACGCTTTATACAAATACCTGGGCAGCAAATAA